A single Candidatus Thalassolituus haligoni DNA region contains:
- a CDS encoding carboxymuconolactone decarboxylase family protein, whose translation MSEQSKANGLKVRTEVMGADFVQRAQENTTALTEPLQDWINEHAWGSTWQRDGLPRNVRSLVTIAMLTALKSPTELKGHIRGALNNGCTPQEIREVLLHSLPYCGAPATQEAFRAAAEVLDLSAFEND comes from the coding sequence ATGTCGGAGCAGAGCAAGGCCAATGGTCTCAAGGTACGTACCGAAGTCATGGGTGCCGATTTTGTCCAGCGGGCGCAGGAGAATACCACCGCGCTGACGGAGCCTTTGCAGGACTGGATTAACGAGCATGCCTGGGGGTCGACCTGGCAGCGTGACGGTTTGCCGCGCAATGTACGTTCGCTGGTCACGATTGCCATGCTGACGGCGTTAAAGTCGCCGACTGAGTTAAAAGGCCATATTCGTGGGGCGTTGAATAACGGCTGTACGCCGCAGGAGATTCGTGAGGTGTTGCTGCACAGTTTGCCGTATTGCGGTGCACCGGCAACTCAGGAAGCGTTTCGGGCGGCGGCAGAGGTACTCGACTTGTCGGCCTTTGAGAACGACTGA
- the flgJ gene encoding flagellar assembly peptidoglycan hydrolase FlgJ codes for MQVSPALSSASVVTNPQDVYTDLNSLQGIRTLGKEDKSAALMEVARQFESMFMNMMLSSMRQANAVFSEDSLMGSSEGDFYQGMYDNQLALQMSGQQASGSGASGRGLADIIHQQLMSNFGDAGDAPELDQAKLFDRRVASVPLREALAEVDRVLQQGDAAAAVIRREPVSQASVLSPESLSKTLASVASGSGSKGQQFASADEFVAALYPHAAVIGAELGVDPRAIVAQAALETGWGKHMIADAKGNNSFNFFGIKADQRWQGEAVDVTTHEYRYGTRVKETASFRSYASLEAGLRDYADFLAGSERYQQALGKGLDGDEYGYALQQAGYATDPEYGAKIRRIARSETLQGQGEVQQPSPDIGPDSSKAAEVDKNKDRPSVSGGE; via the coding sequence ATGCAGGTCAGCCCAGCCTTGTCTTCAGCATCTGTGGTAACCAATCCGCAGGATGTATACACCGATCTCAACAGTCTGCAGGGCATTCGTACGCTCGGTAAAGAGGACAAGAGCGCGGCGTTGATGGAAGTAGCGCGGCAGTTTGAGTCGATGTTTATGAACATGATGCTCAGCTCGATGCGGCAGGCTAATGCGGTTTTTTCTGAAGATTCGCTGATGGGTTCTTCCGAGGGGGACTTCTATCAGGGTATGTACGATAACCAGCTGGCCTTGCAGATGTCGGGCCAGCAAGCCAGTGGTAGCGGGGCTTCTGGCCGTGGGCTGGCAGATATTATCCATCAACAGCTGATGAGTAACTTTGGTGATGCCGGAGACGCTCCAGAGCTGGATCAGGCGAAGCTGTTTGATCGTCGGGTCGCCAGTGTGCCGCTGCGCGAGGCGCTTGCCGAAGTCGACCGGGTGTTGCAGCAGGGCGATGCTGCTGCTGCGGTAATCAGGCGGGAGCCAGTGTCGCAAGCCTCCGTATTATCGCCGGAATCTTTATCCAAAACGCTGGCCAGCGTTGCCTCTGGCAGCGGCAGCAAGGGGCAGCAGTTTGCCTCTGCCGATGAATTTGTTGCCGCTCTGTATCCTCATGCCGCAGTGATTGGTGCTGAGCTGGGGGTTGATCCTCGTGCGATTGTTGCCCAGGCGGCGCTGGAAACCGGCTGGGGTAAACATATGATTGCCGACGCCAAGGGCAATAACAGTTTTAATTTCTTTGGTATCAAGGCTGATCAGCGCTGGCAGGGTGAAGCGGTGGACGTAACGACTCATGAATACCGTTATGGCACTCGAGTGAAAGAAACCGCCAGTTTCCGTTCCTATGCTTCGCTGGAAGCTGGCTTGCGCGATTACGCTGATTTTCTGGCCGGGAGTGAGCGTTATCAGCAGGCGCTGGGCAAGGGGTTGGACGGCGATGAGTATGGTTATGCCTTGCAACAGGCCGGTTATGCTACGGATCCTGAGTATGGCGCAAAAATCCGCCGTATTGCTCGCAGCGAAACGTTACAAGGGCAGGGCGAGGTACAGCAACCGTCGCCGGATATTGGCCCGGATTCCAGCAAGGCTGCTGAGGTTGATAAGAATAAAGACCGTCCGTCGGTCAGCGGAGGCGAGTAA
- a CDS encoding SDR family oxidoreductase, giving the protein MILVTGASGHLGKAIIRNLTNLYPASMICALARHESKMAELIPLGIQVRVGDYDNIESLNLAMDGIEKVLLISGTDEDNRVIQHLNVINAAKNAGVSFIAYTSRLVKDNNTSQNQLMDGHFKTEALIIDSGLDYLIFRNGLYFDTIPTFVGGDQVFKVGNISVPAGNGKVSFVLRAELGEAIAKVLVSREFNREIISLTANVSWSLYDVAKALTEISGKFVTYTPIERSEFVSRMLNLGLPELLANRYADFQGEIKQGMLEGTSTSLERILERKPTQLKEGIKAVFNVTH; this is encoded by the coding sequence ATGATTTTAGTAACAGGCGCCTCTGGTCACCTAGGCAAAGCGATAATTCGCAACTTAACTAACCTTTATCCGGCGAGCATGATTTGCGCACTTGCAAGACATGAAAGCAAGATGGCTGAGTTAATTCCTTTGGGAATACAAGTGCGGGTTGGTGACTATGACAATATTGAATCACTCAATCTTGCCATGGACGGGATTGAAAAAGTATTATTGATCTCAGGAACAGACGAAGACAATCGTGTAATCCAACATTTAAACGTAATTAATGCAGCTAAAAATGCTGGTGTTAGCTTTATCGCTTATACCAGCCGCCTTGTTAAAGATAACAACACATCTCAGAATCAATTAATGGATGGGCACTTTAAAACCGAAGCCCTTATCATTGACTCTGGTCTTGACTATCTTATTTTCCGAAATGGACTGTATTTCGATACCATCCCGACTTTTGTAGGTGGGGATCAAGTATTTAAAGTAGGTAATATCAGCGTGCCCGCAGGAAATGGTAAGGTGTCTTTTGTACTCAGAGCAGAATTAGGAGAAGCAATAGCAAAGGTACTCGTTAGTAGAGAGTTTAACAGAGAGATAATATCATTGACGGCCAACGTATCTTGGTCGCTTTACGACGTTGCCAAGGCACTCACAGAGATCTCAGGTAAATTCGTTACCTATACTCCTATTGAACGCTCAGAATTTGTATCACGAATGTTAAACCTAGGGCTACCGGAACTATTAGCCAACCGTTATGCTGATTTTCAAGGAGAAATCAAGCAAGGCATGCTTGAAGGCACAAGCACTTCACTCGAAAGAATATTAGAAAGAAAACCTACCCAACTAAAAGAGGGAATAAAAGCCGTATTCAATGTCACTCATTAG
- the flgK gene encoding flagellar hook-associated protein FlgK has product MTDILNIAISGLKAQQTALAVTGNNITNATTEGYSRQVVSFAEGNSQFRGGNWLGSGVSVDSVSRIYNEFLSDQVWSDTASFHQYDTMADYAAQVDSLLADSGTGVQPGLEAMFDAMQTVVDDPSSLAAREVLLTQSAALTDRFDVLSDQLNQQNLVLNGQMGVMAQEITAIAESIATLNQDIQFAVGMAQGEEPNALMDQRDRLITELSALVEVSVVDQGDSRLNVFIGKGQALVVGNDYNRLVADTGQSDPSRNDLYLLSDDEAIPVTNEITGGSLGGTLAFRNEVLDPVVNSLGKVALVIAETINAQHKLGLDYEGLVGEDFFQDINEPALTYRRALGDDGNANPDDRLVSVHITDAGSVSSSDYQLEFIGPDNFNYRIRQIDSNEIVQKGAISGAFPDVLAVDGFEIHLESGSFQAGDEFRIMPTRNEASNMELVITRAEQIALASPIMTDAAIGNQGSAAISAGSVTSLDTAAFDELGQMTPPLLVRFTSAYRYDVLDNSDPGKPVPLFPPISNQTYIPGITNSINLGEQGQLAMTSFSGQLPVRATYQPPEPAATVSAGNGLAAQRFSISYNDPTSGQAESLPGLNTAANSSARAIAEQLSEYDGIEASARTTVQLSHFSEDDNGFLDMGFTLNGVVLTEALGPSQRKYDDSWPQTVPDPVTPDFLAGRINANYAFQELGIVASSDGETLTITALNGDDLSLDISGDHGDGFDVSNGQAIGLTQVGESPYDILNEYEGYDFSQGGPYRYAFEIENQGSFEIELSANYGSGEALLSGVRQALETAGFAFNGELDVAIDERGNLSFQPRMALNGTGVYGSSKLTMGGQLKVVLDEGMTLATNTPGNNLFAAEPVFESTYRGIDVSIAGAVVVGDEFTVGFNENGISDSRNGVALAGLQNSDTVNGSSTYSEAYAIVVERVGATTSRAQTSRDSSDVLLTTSQAAYSSASGVNLDEEAAALMKYELAYNANAQVIQVARDMFDTLISTF; this is encoded by the coding sequence ATGACCGATATTCTCAATATTGCCATCTCGGGACTGAAGGCGCAGCAAACGGCGCTGGCGGTCACTGGTAACAATATCACCAATGCCACGACCGAAGGTTACAGCCGCCAGGTGGTCAGTTTTGCTGAGGGTAACAGTCAGTTTCGTGGCGGCAACTGGCTAGGGTCGGGGGTCAGTGTTGATTCTGTCAGCCGCATCTATAATGAATTTTTATCCGATCAGGTCTGGTCGGATACCGCCTCCTTTCATCAGTATGACACCATGGCCGACTACGCCGCTCAGGTAGACAGTTTGCTGGCAGACAGTGGGACGGGCGTTCAGCCTGGTCTCGAAGCGATGTTTGATGCGATGCAGACGGTGGTAGATGATCCGTCGTCACTGGCGGCGCGGGAGGTGTTGTTGACTCAGTCAGCGGCGTTGACCGATCGCTTTGATGTGCTCAGTGATCAGCTGAATCAGCAGAATCTGGTATTGAATGGTCAGATGGGGGTGATGGCGCAGGAAATCACCGCGATCGCAGAATCCATTGCCACGCTTAACCAGGATATTCAGTTTGCAGTCGGGATGGCCCAGGGCGAAGAACCCAACGCGCTGATGGATCAGCGTGATCGGTTGATTACTGAACTGTCGGCGCTGGTGGAGGTGTCGGTGGTGGATCAGGGCGACTCGCGCCTGAATGTGTTTATCGGTAAGGGCCAGGCGTTGGTGGTCGGCAACGATTATAACCGGCTGGTGGCGGATACGGGCCAGAGTGATCCGTCCCGCAACGATCTTTATCTGCTCAGTGATGATGAAGCCATTCCCGTGACGAATGAGATTACCGGTGGTTCGCTGGGCGGTACGCTGGCGTTCCGCAACGAGGTACTGGATCCGGTGGTCAATAGTCTCGGCAAGGTGGCGCTGGTGATTGCTGAAACCATAAATGCGCAGCACAAGCTGGGGCTGGATTACGAAGGTTTGGTCGGTGAAGACTTCTTCCAGGATATCAATGAACCGGCGCTGACTTATCGCCGTGCACTGGGAGATGATGGCAATGCCAACCCAGATGATCGGTTGGTATCCGTGCATATCACCGATGCGGGCAGTGTCAGTAGCAGTGATTATCAGTTGGAATTTATCGGCCCGGACAATTTTAACTACCGTATCCGCCAGATCGACAGTAACGAGATTGTGCAGAAGGGGGCGATCTCCGGTGCATTTCCAGACGTGCTGGCAGTGGATGGTTTTGAGATTCATCTTGAAAGCGGCAGTTTTCAAGCCGGGGATGAGTTTCGCATCATGCCTACCCGTAACGAAGCCAGCAATATGGAACTGGTGATTACCCGCGCAGAACAAATCGCTCTGGCCTCACCAATTATGACGGATGCCGCGATTGGCAATCAGGGCAGCGCAGCCATTAGCGCTGGCAGTGTGACCAGCCTGGATACTGCCGCCTTTGATGAACTCGGCCAAATGACACCGCCGTTGCTGGTGAGGTTTACCTCGGCTTACCGCTACGACGTGCTGGACAACAGTGATCCGGGCAAACCCGTGCCGCTGTTTCCGCCGATCAGTAACCAGACCTATATTCCCGGTATTACCAACAGTATTAATCTGGGCGAGCAGGGCCAGCTGGCGATGACCAGTTTCAGTGGTCAGTTGCCGGTGCGTGCCACTTATCAGCCGCCAGAGCCAGCGGCAACGGTCAGTGCTGGTAACGGCCTGGCGGCTCAACGGTTTTCAATTTCTTATAACGATCCGACCAGTGGCCAGGCTGAATCCTTGCCGGGGCTGAATACGGCTGCCAATAGTTCGGCTCGAGCCATTGCCGAGCAGCTGAGCGAATACGATGGCATCGAGGCGTCTGCCCGTACTACGGTGCAGTTGAGTCATTTTAGCGAAGACGACAACGGCTTTCTTGATATGGGTTTCACGCTGAACGGTGTGGTGCTGACAGAAGCGCTGGGGCCAAGCCAACGCAAGTACGACGATAGCTGGCCGCAGACGGTACCGGATCCGGTTACCCCGGATTTTCTCGCCGGGCGCATTAATGCCAATTACGCTTTTCAGGAATTGGGTATTGTTGCCAGCAGCGATGGCGAGACATTGACCATCACGGCACTCAACGGCGATGACCTCAGTCTCGATATCAGTGGTGATCATGGCGATGGCTTCGACGTCAGCAATGGCCAGGCGATTGGCCTGACCCAGGTGGGGGAATCCCCCTACGATATTCTTAATGAATACGAAGGTTACGACTTCAGCCAGGGCGGGCCATATCGCTATGCTTTCGAGATTGAAAACCAGGGCAGCTTTGAGATTGAACTAAGCGCCAATTACGGCTCTGGCGAAGCATTGTTGAGCGGTGTTCGTCAGGCATTGGAAACCGCCGGATTTGCCTTTAACGGCGAGCTGGATGTGGCGATTGATGAACGTGGCAATCTCTCGTTTCAGCCCCGCATGGCCCTGAATGGCACTGGCGTTTATGGCTCCAGCAAGCTGACCATGGGAGGACAGCTCAAGGTGGTGCTGGATGAAGGCATGACGCTGGCCACCAATACGCCGGGGAATAACCTGTTTGCCGCCGAGCCGGTGTTTGAATCCACCTATCGGGGGATAGACGTCAGCATTGCTGGGGCTGTGGTGGTGGGCGATGAATTTACCGTCGGCTTCAATGAAAACGGTATTTCCGACAGCCGTAATGGCGTGGCTCTGGCGGGTTTGCAAAACAGCGATACCGTTAATGGTTCCAGTACCTATTCCGAAGCCTATGCCATCGTGGTCGAGCGGGTTGGGGCAACCACCAGCCGAGCACAGACCAGCCGCGATTCCAGTGACGTGCTGCTGACCACGTCGCAAGCAGCCTACAGCAGCGCTTCTGGCGTCAACCTTGATGAAGAGGCCGCTGCGCTGATGAAATACGAACTGGCTTACAACGCCAATGCCCAGGTGATTCAGGTGGCACGCGATATGTTTGACACTCTGATTTCAACCTTTTGA
- a CDS encoding flagellar basal body P-ring protein FlgI yields the protein MNTRTIRPHKRCRWPWLALATIALLLSTTVQAERIKDITSIAGIRSNQLVGYGLVVGLDGSGDKAPFTTQTFRNMMAEFGITLPGGTDPKLKNVAAVSVTADLPAFSKPGQRVDVTVASLGNAKSLRGGQLLFTPLKGADGNVYAIAQGNLVVGGLGVDGNDGSRITINVPSVGRIPNGASVEQAVPTNFARGDSLVFNLDQPDFTTARYMVDKINDLLGPGTAEALDATSIRVSAPRDTSQRVAYLSIIENLEIETGDERAKVIINSRTGTIVMGQHVRIEPVAVTHGSMTVTIQEDYNVTQPNALADGDTVVVPQTNINIEQGGDNRMFRFGPGVTLDDIIKAVNEIGAAPGDLMAILEAMKQAGALKAELIVI from the coding sequence ATGAATACACGAACAATCCGGCCGCATAAACGTTGCCGCTGGCCATGGCTGGCGCTGGCGACTATAGCCCTGCTGCTGAGTACGACGGTTCAGGCCGAGCGGATCAAAGACATCACCAGTATTGCCGGTATCCGCAGCAACCAACTGGTGGGATACGGTCTGGTGGTAGGACTGGATGGCAGCGGCGACAAAGCCCCTTTTACCACCCAGACCTTTCGCAACATGATGGCGGAATTCGGCATCACCCTGCCGGGCGGCACCGACCCGAAACTCAAGAACGTCGCAGCAGTATCGGTAACCGCCGATCTGCCCGCTTTCTCCAAACCGGGCCAGCGGGTAGACGTCACCGTCGCATCCTTGGGTAATGCCAAAAGCCTGCGGGGTGGCCAGTTACTGTTTACGCCGCTGAAAGGCGCGGACGGCAATGTCTATGCCATCGCTCAGGGTAACCTGGTGGTAGGCGGACTGGGTGTAGACGGCAATGACGGTTCGCGCATTACCATTAACGTACCCAGCGTTGGCCGTATTCCCAATGGCGCATCGGTAGAGCAAGCGGTTCCCACCAATTTTGCCCGTGGCGACAGCCTGGTGTTTAACCTCGACCAACCGGATTTTACCACCGCCCGCTATATGGTCGACAAAATCAACGACCTGCTGGGGCCAGGCACTGCCGAAGCGCTTGATGCCACCTCCATCCGGGTCAGCGCCCCCCGCGACACCAGTCAGCGCGTAGCCTACCTGTCGATTATCGAAAACCTTGAAATCGAAACCGGCGATGAGCGCGCCAAAGTGATCATCAACTCCCGCACCGGCACCATAGTGATGGGGCAGCACGTCCGCATAGAACCCGTCGCCGTGACCCATGGCAGCATGACCGTCACAATTCAGGAAGACTACAACGTCACACAACCCAACGCACTGGCCGATGGTGATACCGTGGTCGTACCGCAAACCAACATCAATATTGAACAGGGTGGCGACAACCGGATGTTCCGTTTCGGCCCAGGCGTCACGCTCGACGACATCATCAAGGCCGTGAACGAAATCGGCGCAGCACCAGGGGATTTGATGGCCATTCTCGAAGCCATGAAACAGGCCGGGGCACTCAAGGCAGAGTTGATTGTGATATGA
- a CDS encoding DUF805 domain-containing protein — MESVITAFKRSLDFQGRSGRKEYWLFYLFTLVIYVVLAVLAAATEAMLVGVLLGFYGVAIIVPSLAVSIRRMHDCNRSGWWVLINLVPLVGVFIYLYFAVSKGTEGENRFGADPLQPGQSQDIVMA, encoded by the coding sequence ATGGAAAGTGTTATCACTGCATTCAAGCGGTCACTGGATTTTCAGGGACGTTCGGGCCGGAAGGAATACTGGCTGTTCTATCTATTTACCCTGGTTATTTACGTCGTCTTGGCCGTACTGGCTGCGGCGACAGAAGCCATGCTGGTCGGCGTGTTGTTGGGTTTTTACGGCGTGGCAATTATTGTTCCCTCGCTGGCTGTCAGTATTCGCCGTATGCACGACTGTAATCGCAGTGGCTGGTGGGTACTGATTAACCTGGTACCGCTGGTGGGTGTTTTTATCTATCTCTACTTTGCGGTCAGCAAAGGTACAGAAGGAGAAAACCGTTTTGGTGCCGATCCATTACAACCCGGTCAGAGTCAGGATATTGTGATGGCGTAA
- a CDS encoding AraC family transcriptional regulator, translating into MSSRFSNLAQIIQSHAMRDGISETLMPGVDLIKHSSVNNMIKHNWQASYAIIIQGAKNIELGNDTLIASQGHCLVSALELPVMSCIEMASGDKPFLALRLSLDFVSIREISSKLQMHRTHFTKSNLRSIFVHQASDSMLDAATRLVKLLNNPIEAQILGPMLIKELVYHLLRSSDGELLYQFFKSGNKLQKIMEVASYIKDNLTEKIDIQMLSEKTNMSRSAFFACFKEVTSLTPIGYQKRFRLLEARRLLIEERYTSEQAGWSVGYKSAAQFSREYMRMFGDSPARDAKKSKSHSMSYKIDNANK; encoded by the coding sequence ATGTCCAGTCGATTTTCGAATTTAGCGCAAATCATTCAGTCCCATGCTATGAGAGATGGAATTAGCGAGACGTTGATGCCAGGTGTTGATCTAATAAAGCATTCTTCAGTCAATAATATGATCAAACATAATTGGCAAGCGTCTTATGCAATTATTATTCAAGGCGCGAAGAACATTGAGCTTGGTAATGATACTTTGATTGCAAGTCAAGGCCACTGTTTAGTCAGTGCTCTTGAACTTCCCGTAATGAGTTGTATAGAGATGGCCTCTGGAGATAAGCCATTTCTTGCTTTAAGGCTGAGTCTTGATTTTGTATCTATACGTGAAATTTCCTCAAAATTACAAATGCATCGAACTCATTTTACTAAGTCAAATTTGCGTTCTATTTTTGTACACCAGGCTAGTGACAGCATGTTAGATGCAGCAACACGCTTAGTAAAATTACTTAATAATCCAATAGAAGCTCAAATACTCGGGCCAATGCTAATAAAAGAACTGGTTTACCATTTGCTTCGAAGCTCTGATGGAGAATTGCTTTATCAGTTCTTTAAATCCGGTAATAAACTACAAAAAATTATGGAGGTGGCTTCATATATAAAAGATAATCTGACCGAAAAAATTGATATTCAAATGTTATCTGAAAAAACAAACATGAGTCGTTCTGCTTTTTTTGCCTGCTTCAAAGAAGTGACATCATTGACGCCTATAGGTTATCAAAAGCGTTTTCGTTTATTGGAAGCCAGACGATTGTTGATTGAAGAACGTTATACCTCTGAACAGGCTGGTTGGAGTGTCGGATATAAAAGTGCAGCGCAATTTAGTCGTGAGTATATGCGAATGTTCGGTGACTCCCCAGCTAGGGATGCTAAAAAATCAAAAAGTCACAGCATGTCATATAAAATTGATAATGCTAACAAATAG
- a CDS encoding mechanosensitive ion channel family protein codes for MNHLDQLANYLAEFNLPAWSIALGITLVSLLLMLALKGIVISRLRRITQRTPWFFDTLLLKALSAPITIVLVGFHLLILERLFEHFDISSPTFTTVTGDSARVFLIVALIVFFDRISRGTLEHYASSSSLLYNSQGIARGLLRGLVFGLGLLVLLGTLGVSVTPIIASLGITSLAVALALQPTLENFFSGVQLLVDKPFQVGDFIELDSGEQGYVQKIGWRSTWIKMLQNNTVILPNSQISQSRIVNYDYPVKELSVLVEVGVHYSSDLEQVEVITKEVASEVLQRVEGAEPSFTPRVMFHSFADSSINFTVVLRAREYVDNFAVKSAFIKALHKRYGEEGITIPYPIRAINTEQEGAVFTLMQPPETASEAKV; via the coding sequence ATGAACCACCTGGATCAGCTGGCCAACTACCTGGCTGAATTTAATTTGCCAGCCTGGAGTATCGCCCTGGGTATCACGCTGGTATCTCTGTTGTTGATGCTGGCGCTGAAGGGAATTGTTATTTCGCGGTTGCGGCGGATAACGCAGCGTACTCCCTGGTTTTTCGATACCTTGCTGCTCAAGGCACTCAGTGCACCGATCACGATTGTGTTGGTGGGGTTTCATCTGCTGATTCTAGAACGGCTGTTCGAACACTTCGATATTAGTAGTCCGACTTTTACCACGGTGACCGGTGACTCGGCCCGTGTGTTTCTGATTGTGGCGTTGATTGTGTTTTTTGATCGTATCTCACGCGGCACCCTGGAGCATTACGCGAGCAGCTCGTCGTTGTTGTACAACAGTCAGGGTATCGCCCGTGGACTGCTGCGCGGGCTGGTCTTTGGCTTGGGGTTGCTGGTGTTGCTGGGCACTCTGGGGGTGTCGGTTACGCCGATTATTGCTTCACTGGGGATTACCTCTCTGGCGGTGGCGCTGGCCTTGCAGCCGACATTGGAGAACTTTTTTTCCGGTGTGCAGTTGCTGGTCGACAAGCCGTTTCAGGTGGGTGACTTTATTGAACTGGATTCCGGTGAGCAGGGCTACGTTCAGAAAATCGGCTGGCGCTCGACCTGGATCAAGATGCTGCAAAACAACACGGTGATCTTGCCTAACAGTCAGATTTCCCAGTCCCGTATCGTCAATTATGACTACCCGGTCAAGGAATTGTCGGTGCTGGTCGAAGTCGGGGTGCACTACAGTTCCGACTTGGAACAGGTTGAAGTGATCACCAAGGAGGTCGCCAGCGAGGTCTTGCAGCGGGTAGAAGGGGCCGAACCGTCTTTCACTCCTCGGGTGATGTTTCATTCCTTTGCCGATTCCAGCATTAACTTTACCGTGGTACTAAGAGCGCGGGAGTATGTCGATAATTTTGCCGTAAAATCCGCTTTTATCAAGGCTCTGCACAAACGCTATGGTGAAGAAGGCATCACGATTCCGTATCCGATTCGGGCGATTAATACCGAGCAAGAAGGGGCCGTCTTTACATTGATGCAGCCGCCGGAGACAGCGTCAGAAGCAAAAGTTTGA
- the flgL gene encoding flagellar hook-associated protein FlgL, protein MRITTLQMHKTGLANMLDNQQQLNKTQQQVASGRRVLTPSDDPVAATRILQLEQDLALREQFETNMTAADNRLQLEEVTLGSISDSYARLKELTVEAGGGTLTKSDRQAIAAEVEQIQQSLVGLFNSRDANGEYMFAGFQGGEAPFQQMPNGRYEYQGDGGQRFLAIGTTTTVATGDSGKDLFVDVTAVKNSFTTAVNPLNQGTTQINPGFVIDEEAYGDFYPDDLVITFNPESALLPEQANFTVRRASDGRPVEGLINQPYAQGRELEVAGMALTLSGSPESGDQVMVRSTPKQSVTDTLYRLAYGLNNLEDTPDDANTLTTLIADSLTNLDYALATVSRTQSQIGARLNVVDNTRSLSADITLVNQQVLSELQDVDLAEAVSRMSMQTTLLEAAQKSYTTISQLSLFNSM, encoded by the coding sequence ATGAGAATAACCACACTGCAAATGCATAAAACCGGCCTGGCCAATATGCTGGATAACCAGCAACAGTTGAATAAAACCCAGCAGCAGGTGGCCAGTGGCCGCCGGGTATTGACGCCATCGGATGACCCGGTTGCGGCTACCAGAATTCTGCAACTGGAGCAGGATCTGGCGCTGCGTGAGCAGTTTGAAACCAATATGACGGCCGCAGACAATCGCCTGCAATTGGAAGAAGTAACGCTGGGCAGCATCAGCGACAGTTACGCACGGCTGAAAGAGCTGACGGTAGAAGCCGGTGGCGGTACGCTGACCAAAAGCGATCGGCAGGCCATTGCCGCTGAAGTTGAGCAAATACAGCAAAGTCTGGTCGGGTTGTTTAATAGCCGCGATGCCAATGGTGAATACATGTTTGCCGGTTTTCAGGGGGGGGAAGCGCCGTTTCAACAGATGCCTAACGGTCGTTATGAATATCAGGGCGATGGAGGCCAGCGTTTCCTTGCGATTGGCACCACCACCACCGTTGCAACAGGGGATTCTGGTAAAGACCTGTTTGTTGATGTAACAGCGGTCAAGAACAGCTTTACCACGGCAGTGAACCCGCTGAATCAGGGCACGACCCAGATCAATCCCGGCTTTGTGATCGACGAGGAAGCCTATGGTGATTTTTATCCCGACGACCTGGTGATTACTTTTAATCCAGAGTCGGCGCTGTTGCCGGAACAGGCAAACTTTACCGTGCGTCGAGCTTCCGACGGAAGGCCAGTGGAGGGATTGATCAACCAGCCTTATGCTCAAGGCCGGGAGCTGGAGGTGGCGGGCATGGCGTTGACGCTGAGCGGGTCGCCGGAATCCGGTGATCAGGTGATGGTACGTTCGACCCCGAAACAAAGTGTCACAGATACACTTTACCGGCTCGCCTATGGCCTCAATAACCTCGAAGACACACCCGACGACGCCAACACCTTGACCACGTTGATTGCCGATAGCCTGACCAATCTTGACTACGCACTGGCCACTGTTTCCCGAACCCAAAGCCAGATTGGTGCGCGCCTGAATGTGGTGGATAACACCCGCTCGCTGTCGGCGGATATTACTCTGGTGAATCAGCAAGTATTGTCGGAATTACAGGATGTGGACTTGGCCGAAGCGGTCAGTCGTATGTCGATGCAAACTACCTTGCTGGAAGCCGCACAAAAAAGTTACACCACCATCAGCCAGTTGAGTCTGTTTAACAGCATGTGA
- the tnpB gene encoding IS66 family insertion sequence element accessory protein TnpB (TnpB, as the term is used for proteins encoded by IS66 family insertion elements, is considered an accessory protein, since TnpC, encoded by a neighboring gene, is a DDE family transposase.) produces the protein MLKPSSSVRVFLYNQPMDMRKSIDGLALIVEQQLEQRPFDGDLFVFCNRQRDKIKLLYWERNGFVLWYKRLEIKPLFASILRKNRSHQSFPRDERLSPTGS, from the coding sequence ATGCTGAAACCTTCGTCCTCTGTGCGCGTATTTTTGTACAACCAGCCCATGGATATGCGCAAGTCCATCGACGGGCTGGCTCTGATCGTGGAACAGCAGCTGGAGCAACGACCATTCGACGGTGATCTGTTTGTGTTCTGTAATCGCCAACGTGACAAGATCAAGCTGCTGTATTGGGAGCGCAATGGCTTTGTGCTCTGGTACAAGCGTCTGGAGATAAAACCACTATTCGCCTCAATTTTGCGCAAAAATCGCTCACACCAGTCTTTCCCTCGCGACGAACGTCTAAGCCCGACAGGTTCCTAG